The DNA sequence TCCACGAGCGCCTTGGTCCGTGCGGTCAGGTCGATCAGCGGGACGTCCCGGTCGGCCGCCACGGAGCGGATGACGGCCGGGTGGTCGACGCCGAGCCCGTTGACGAGCAGTGCGGTGGGGTTGTTCAGGGTGCCGTCCGCGTTGAACCAGCGCCGTACGATCGGGGTCACCAGAACCGGTTGGCCGCCCCGTTCCCGTACGCCCGCCACCAGTGTCTCCAGGTTGGCCCGGTAGGTCGCCCCGTCGGTGGTCTTGTCGTTGTGGGCGAGCTGGATCAGGACGAGGTCGCCGCGCCGGACCAGTGGCCCGACGGTGTCCCACAGGAGCGGGTTCCCGAGATAGCTGACCGTACTCTCCCCGGAATCCGCGTAGTTGGCGACGGACACGCCCCTGCGCAGGTACGCGGGCAGGTGCTGGCCCCAGCCCGCGTAGGGGTCGCCGGGCTGGTCGCAGACCGTGGAGTCGCCGACCAGGAGGATCTGCCGGGCGTGGTGCGCCGGGGCGACCCGGATGCCGGCGAGGGCGGGCGCGCTGCCGCCGACGGTGAGGTCGAGTCCCGGTGTGCCGTCGGCTCCGAGCGGCTCGCCCTCCGGGGTGCGGACGTTCACGGTGAAGCTGCGGACGATCCGCTCCCCGGCCGGTACGGCGGTCTCCGGGAGCAGGGCGCGCCGGGTCTCGCCCGCGAGGGCGGTGCTGGACGCCCCGTCACCGCCGAGGGTGACCCGCACGTCGTAGGTACCGGGCGGCAGGTCGAAGTGGCAGGCGGTGGCGGTGCAGTTCTCGATGCCGGGGGCCGGCCGGTGCCCCTGGTGCTGCCGCGCCTGGGCCGGTACGGCGGTCAGGCCGATGCCCAGCGCCACGGCCGCGGTGACGGCGGCCCGGGCCGGTCTCATGTGCCGCGCGTCCACTGCTGGTTGGTCCCTCCGTTGCAGGTGTACGTGATGAGGGCCGCCGCGTTGGCGGTGGAGCCGCCGGACACGTCCAGGCACTCGCCGGTCGCCCGTGACCGGAGGGTCACGTAGGAGCCGCTGGTGCCGAGGGTCCACTGCTGGGCGGTGGCGGAGGGGGAGCAGTTCTCCTGGGTGACCGTGCTCGCGTTCTCCGTCAGGCACAGGGAGCTGTGCCATGCGACGAGTTGGTGGTGGCCGTCGCCGGTGGGCCTGAACCAGAACCGCTGGTTGCCGCCGCCGTTGCAGTCGTACTGCTTGGTCTGGGCGCCCTGCCACTGCGACTGGCCGGTCACGTCCGCGCACCGGCCGCTGTGCCGGGCGGTGAGCGTGTGGTACGTGGCGGACGTCCCGCTGACCGTCCCGGCGGCCGTGTCGATGGTGACCTCCGGGGACCAGGACAGGGACATCGAGGTGGCGGACGGGAAGGTCAGCGGCAGCCACACGTACCGGGAGTCGTTGACGGTCCCGCCGAAGGAGTTGCCCCAGCGGTCGCCGAGGTACAGGTACGAGGTGCCGGAGGAGCCCTGGACCGGCAGCACGAAGGCGGTCTGCGAGCCGAAGGCGGTCGCGTCGCCGACGTCGCGCATCGCCGACCAGGGTCCGGAGAGGCTGGTGGCGGTGGCGTACCGCTGCTGGTTGGGGTTCCAGCCGGTGGCGCCCGAGGTCAGCATGAAGTAGACGCCGCCCCGCTTGAACAGGGCCGGTGCCTCGCGGTGGCCGCCGGGCCAGGGGTTGGCGACCAGGCTCGCGATGCCGGTGTGGTCGGCGGTGAGCCGGTAAATGTGCAGGTCGTAGTTCTCGCGGGCGGCGGAGACCATGTAGCCGGTGCCGTCGGTGTCCGTGAAGACGGTGATGTCGCGGGACATGTGCTGCCCGAGCGGGCGGAAGCTGCCCCGCCAGGTGTAGTTCCCGTCCACGGTGTCGGAGACGGCGACGGCGGCGCGGGCCTCGCTGTAGTCGCTGCCGTTCTCCTTGTGCATCCACATCACGTACTGGCCGGTGGACGCGTTGTACATGACCTTGGGCCGCTCGATGTTGGCGGTGGCGAGTTCCGGGTGGCTGGCTTCGGTGAGGACCTGGCCCCGGAACTCCCAGTTCTTCAGGTCGGTGGAGCGGTAGGCGTCCACGGAGCGGAAGGTGTTGTCGGCGTTGCGGTGCTCGCCGAACCAGTAGTAATACGCTCCGGACTTGAGGACACCGCCGCCGTGGGCGTGCAGAGGGCTGCCCGAACGGTCGGTGAACTGCGTGCCGTTGGCGATCGTCTGCGGGGCGGCCTGGGCGGGCCCCGCGGTGGCCAGGGCGCCGGCGAGCGCGAGACAGAGGGCGAGCAGTACGGCGTAGGCACGTCTCATGTCACGCCCCCCGCCCCGCCGCGCCGTCGGCCACGGGGACGCCGAAGTCGGGGGTGCCGTCCGCCTTCCAGCCGAGCGGCTGGACCCGGGTGTGGCGGTTGGGGTCGTGCAGCGGGTCGCCGCTGATCTCCTTGTACTGGCGGGCGTGGTAGACGAGGACGTCGGTGCGGCCGTCCTCGGCGACGGTGAAGCAGTTGTGCCCGGGACCGTACTGCTTGCTCGTGTCGTTGCTGGTGAAGACGGGGACGGGCGACTTGGCCCAGCTCGCCGGGTCCAGCAGGTCGCTGTCCTCGTCGGCGGTCAGCAGGCCCATGCAGTAGTGGTGGTCGGTGGCGCTGGCCGAGTAGGTCATGAACAGCCGGCCGTTGCGGTGCAGGACGTACGGCCCCTCGTTGACCGCGAAGCCGATGCGCTCCCAGTCGTACTCG is a window from the Streptomyces capillispiralis genome containing:
- a CDS encoding rhamnogalacturonan acetylesterase, whose translation is MRPARAAVTAAVALGIGLTAVPAQARQHQGHRPAPGIENCTATACHFDLPPGTYDVRVTLGGDGASSTALAGETRRALLPETAVPAGERIVRSFTVNVRTPEGEPLGADGTPGLDLTVGGSAPALAGIRVAPAHHARQILLVGDSTVCDQPGDPYAGWGQHLPAYLRRGVSVANYADSGESTVSYLGNPLLWDTVGPLVRRGDLVLIQLAHNDKTTDGATYRANLETLVAGVRERGGQPVLVTPIVRRWFNADGTLNNPTALLVNGLGVDHPAVIRSVAADRDVPLIDLTARTKALVESLGVEGSKALYLHNEKRDNTHTSVHGATVYANLVREELVDLHLVPEGQVRVG
- a CDS encoding RICIN domain-containing protein; this translates as MRRAYAVLLALCLALAGALATAGPAQAAPQTIANGTQFTDRSGSPLHAHGGGVLKSGAYYYWFGEHRNADNTFRSVDAYRSTDLKNWEFRGQVLTEASHPELATANIERPKVMYNASTGQYVMWMHKENGSDYSEARAAVAVSDTVDGNYTWRGSFRPLGQHMSRDITVFTDTDGTGYMVSAARENYDLHIYRLTADHTGIASLVANPWPGGHREAPALFKRGGVYFMLTSGATGWNPNQQRYATATSLSGPWSAMRDVGDATAFGSQTAFVLPVQGSSGTSYLYLGDRWGNSFGGTVNDSRYVWLPLTFPSATSMSLSWSPEVTIDTAAGTVSGTSATYHTLTARHSGRCADVTGQSQWQGAQTKQYDCNGGGNQRFWFRPTGDGHHQLVAWHSSLCLTENASTVTQENCSPSATAQQWTLGTSGSYVTLRSRATGECLDVSGGSTANAAALITYTCNGGTNQQWTRGT